The Ignavibacteriales bacterium DNA segment TTCAGTTCTCCGAATGAACAATTCGTGCTAAAAACACGCCTATCGCAAATTTGCAAAACGTTAACGGAAAACCCGAGACTGCGACAACAAACTTTCAGACAGACAAATAACAAATAGGTTAAGAATGGACACAAAACAAATCATAGAAACCTGGGAAATTCACAACAGGATAAACCTGTATTTACTGAACTCTATTAAAGAAGAACATCTTGTAGATATTTCCGCTTCTAAAGGACGGAACGTAGGCGAACAATTTGCCCACATTCATAACGTGAGGCTAATGTGGCTGAAAGCAGCTGAGCCAGGATTACTGAAAGGGCAAAATAAAATTGAGAAAGTAACGGTTTCCAAAAAACTTTTGATGGACGAACTTAGTAATAGTTCAACAGCAATAACTTCATTGCTGCTAAACGGATTTGAACAGGGAAAAATCAAAGGATTTAAACCGCACCCAGCAGCTTTTTTTGGTTATCTCATTTCACACGAAAGCCACCACAGGGGACAAATTATGCTTTGTTTAAAACAATCAGGTCATGCAGTTGACCAGAAAACTCAATACGGAATTTGGGAATGGGGAGCGAAATTTACTGAATAAATAATAGGGATTTTATGCTTTTGGAATAAACCTAATTTCTTAGTTAGCTTGTCTACCATACGATCCCGGGCTCATTATATGGGCTCATCGCGGCAGGCGTTAATGTTCCAAAGCCAGAAAATTTTCAACACCAGCAGCAATAAAGATTTATGTTTTATCATCACGCAATACCCGAATGAAGACAAACTTTGCATCTGTTATTTCAATTATTGGACACCCTCTTTTAACTCTTTCCATTTTTGCCATCATTGCATTATTTGCATACGAAGAATTTCAAAGAGCTTTTTTACATTCATCATTTATTGTAGCTGGTATTTTTTTACCCCTTGCAATAAAAATGTATCTGAATTATAAAAATGGCACTTACACCAACTTTGATGTTTCTGATAAAACACAAAGGCAATCGTGGTATGGATTTGCTATTTTGATATTGCTAATAGTTACTATTATTTTATTTGCAACAGACCAACCCCGGACATTGCGGTTATCTGTTTTATTTTCGTTGATACTCGTGGTTACCTCTCAAATAGTAAACTATTTTATAAAAAGTTCATTACATGTATCATTTAATATTTTTTTATCTTTTCTCATCGTGCCTATGAATTTTATTGCAGGATTACTCTTCCTGGTTTTTACGATACTTATTGCATGGGCAAGATTAACTTTGAAGAGACATACAATCAAAGAAATTATCGCCGGTGCTTTCATCGGATTAATTATCGGCATATCATCTTTGTTATGTATTGGAAAAATCGCTAATGGGCAACCCTTCAATATTAAAATAGATTATGAAAATATCAAAATTAAGTAAATATGAAAACCACAGGATATTCAAAAACATCATTAGCAAAAAAGCTTGGTATAAAAGATAATTTTAATATCAGGATAATCAATGCACCTGAATACTATTTCAAACTGTTCTCTGACCTTCCAATCCACCTAGAGATCAATGCGAACCGTGCAGGTAAAAAAGATTTTATTCATTACTTCGAAACTTCTGCTGAAACACTCAATTCAACTTTGCCTAAACTGAAAAAAGAAATTCAACCCAACGGAATAATCTGGATTTCCTGGTATAAAAAATCTGCAAAGAAAGATACTGACATTACCGAGGATATTATCCGCGATATTGCTTTAAAAAATAGTATGGTGGATATTAAAGTCTGTGCAATAGATGAAATTTGGTCAGGACTCAAATTAGTTATTCGATTGAAAGACAGAATACTTAAAGATGGAAAACTTTAATAAAATGGATATTCAAAATTCGCCCAATTTTAAAGTGTGTTTACTGCTGTTGATAAGCTTTGCTGATTTAAAAGGCTGTAAATCTGAGTTGTTTTATTATCTTCATGCCCCAACAACTCTTTAACTATATAGTCGACCCTTAAAAACCCAAATTTCTTTTGGGGAGTAAATAACTTGATTGAAAAAAGAAATAATCGGCGAAATAAAGTGATGATGAAAAAAGTAATGAAAAGATGATCTCCATTTTCTCATCATCCTCTTAAAATTATAGGCTGCTGCTGATAACATTACATTTATCGCATCACCTGTTATCCCTTTGTAGAAATTTCTCTTCATTCTGTGATCTGATTTCAGATGTCCTATCATCGGTTCTATTGCAGCTCTTCTGCCAATATGAGTAATGAATATTTCTGATCCAGTATGTCTTTTAACGAAAAGAATAAACTGATCTGTGATTATCCCCCCTGCCTTTGCCATAGGCATGGCTATGGCATTCTTACATTTTAAACCAAATCTTTTTTCACTTTTTTATTTGTTTTTTTCTACTTTAATAACTTATTCCACTTTTTAAGGGAGGACTAAATAGTAGAAAAACTGTCTGCTACCTTCCCAGTTTTCACTTCATTAATTTCTTTTTGACAAATAGGAAGCTTCTATGATCAAATTAATCTATAAAAATGGAACCTTTTGGGCATAATTATAAAAATTGAAGAATGAAATTAGATTTCAAGAATATTTCTTGAATTTTATTGTTGATTTTTATTTTGAATTAATTTAAGTTCACATCAAAAATAATTAGGATTATTATGAGTTACTCGAAAATTCTTAAACCCCGGACTGAAGTTCTTAAAGGTGATGGCATTCAAGGAATAATTGATTTGGAAAACCTACGAACACAGAAAAAGAAAACGATTGAGTCATCACCAAAAGAACTTCTTGATTTGACTTACCCAACAAGTGATATAAGAAATGTTCTCTCGAAACTTCACGAACGATATAACTCAACCGAGCAAACCGCTGGACTATTTTTATTGGAAGGTTTCAAAGGTAGTGGTAAGTCACATCTTGAATTGTTAATCTATCATTTGCTCTCACATCCTGAACTAGGCAGCCAATGGATGAGTGATCATAATATTAAGTGCACCCTACCTAATAACATTCTTACACTAATTAATAAATTCACTGATTTTCCAAGTAATTTTCTTTGGAGGGTTATCTTTGAAAAACTTGATGCCGCTGACTTACTAACTGGAAATGAATTACCAAACCTTGATCAGTTACGGTCCGCATTAAATGGAAGAAGGATTGCGTTAATTTTAGATGAGTTAGAGATAGGCTTCGAACTAATAAATAATGAATTCAAAGCAAAGAACTTAGCATTCCTTCAGATGCTTAGTGAAGAAGCTCAACGATCTGAAAATTCCGCAATTACAATTTTTGCATCTGTCTATGATTCACATAAAGAACCCGGAGCGACATTAAAGAGAGTTCCGAGAGTTGAGATAAAGTTTTCTGAACCTAAAGATAGAAAATCAGTTGTCCTCCATAGGATTTTCTCAAACTATAAATCACACGATAAATCTAAAGTAGAAAACATCGTTCAAAGTTTTGTAAATCAATGGAAAAAGAATGAAGTAAAAGTAGACGAAAAATATATTGACTCCTTTCAGGAAAGTTATCCATTTACACCTGAAGTAATTGATATGTTGTTTAACCGTGTGCTTGTAAAGGATTTTCAAGGTAATAGAGGTCCGCTAAGTCTACTAGGCCGAATTGTTCAGCTTACAGCAGAGAAAGAGGATATTGTTTCAACAGCGCACTTTGATTTCAATGATAAAAGAATTCGGAACTATCTGCTTGATCTTGATAACAATCAGACATTACTTCAATGTGCACAAAATGATTTTAGGGACTTGCAAACAATTAAAAGATCAAATGATGTTATCAACTCAACACTAATATCTACTTTATGTTCTTCAGGAACTGTTAAGGGTATTAAAGAAATTGAGCTAGCAAGACAGGTACTAAAACCTGGTGATGATTTTAATGATTTCCAGGCAAGTATTAATACCCTCGTAAAATTTGGATCTTATTTCCACAAATCGGAGGATACATATTACTTTGATACTCAGGAGAAGCCATTCGCTAAAGTTGAATATCGTTCACTGAGAATTCCGCGTGAAGATGCTCTTGATTTTGCCCTATCACGCTGGGGCCAGCACATATTTAACGACTCATCAGCTATTGTATTCAGGGACGTGGCTCAAGTGAAAAATGATTTGCTGAAGCTCGAAAAAAATTCACCAAGATTTATTTTAGCACCAAAACGGTTAACAGATACTGAAAGAAAAGAGATATACCAGGGAGTTGAAAACCGGAATCTTGTAATTCTTCTTGAACCAAAGTCAGACGTATTTAACATATATGAAAATCAGGATATAATTAAATGGGCACAACTATCTTTAGCTGCCAAAGAGCTGAAATCAGGTGCCAGTGACTATGAACGTAAGAGACAGTATGAACGTATAGAAATAGATAATCAAAAATATGTTGACGATGCGTTCAAACGTGCTGGTATTGCCTATGTAATGGTAAGACTTAATAAAAACGAAATTGATTTCGAACTTGAATCAGTTGGAAATGCAGTTCAAAAAAATGAAGTTATTGAAAGTCTCAAAAAGAGTTTCTATCCACGACAAATCTTTGAAGAACACCTTCAGGATGAACTTGGCAGGTTCAAATCAATTGGCAAGAGCTGGCTCGTGAATCAATCAATAAAGGATGTAAAAAACACGTATAGAAAAACCTTAGGCTTCCCTGTTGTGCTGGCCGAAACCAACTTAATAGATGCAATTAAAAATCTATGCTTAAATAAACTTATCGGATTAGCACACCCAAGAGAGAAATTCTGTGGCTCGCATCCTAATTACAGTGGCTCTGAATGGGATGACGTTCAGGTTGTTGAACCATTTTTAGATGATAAAACTGATTCAGGTTTTATTCCGCACAGACCAGTTGAACGGTCTGTTGAACAAGAATTAAATGATATTGGTGTACTCACTGATAACGGAATTAGCGGCAGAATTATCCCGGGAGCAGAACCAATAAATATTAGTACGGCTAATTTTAAGTCCATTGGTGAATTGAGACAAGAAATAGCTTCGAGATTAAATGAAAAAGAAAATGGTGTCATTGAGAATATCCGGTTTACAATCTTTCTTGAAAAAACTTCAATTGATATTAGCACGTTACCTTCTTCACTAAGAGGATCATTATCTGGTAATGGTGATCTCAATTTCGAATTAAATATCTTCAAGTCTGGAAATTTCTCGAAGTCACAGATCGAGCAGCTATCAGAGCAACTACCTTCGTATCAGGATGCTGTTTATAAAGCTACACTTAAAGGTTATGTTAAAAAAGAAGAACCAGTAAATGAAAAATAGTTTTGATTTTAATACAGTATTTGATCTTCTAACAACACCTGGTGAAAGGATACCTTTAATACATAGGTGGATGAAAGAGAATGTCTGGTCTGAATCAGCTTTCAAATCAATGGACATTAAAACGTATTTTGAATCTGGTGAAAAACAAATTCAGAAACTTGAAGAGTTGATATTAACAAGCAGTAATGGAATTTATGATGAACTTTCTGCTCTTGCAGAGAAGAATTCTTCACTGCTTGAAGAACTAAAACAATCTAAAACTGCTTTAATCATATTTGATGGTACTTCTATAAGAGAGTTGCCTTTGCTTGAAAGTCTGGCAGTAAACACGGGTTTTCAAATAATAGAATCAAATTACCAAGCATCGGCACTTCCAAGCGATACTGTATCATTTGTCGAGCAAAGATTGGTTGGAAAAAGTATTTCGCCATCCCAACTGGAAAGTAGAAAAGAATTAAGTAGCCGAAACATAAAATCATATTATTATGATACTCCTATACGACATTTCGAAATTAAATCATCCGAGTTGAATTATCTTCTATGGTCAAGTTTTCCTGATGGTACATATACAAATTTTGAAGCCAGGAATTCTCTTCACTTTGAAACTTTCATAAAACAGTTTGATCTCGTGTGGAAAAATATTGTTATGGCAATACCCAGGGGATACAGAATTATAATCACGAGTGATCACGGTTATGTATATCTTAATAATGGTTTCGAATCACAGTCAAAAGGTGATATGGCTTTGAGATTTCTTAACCAGGAAAGATTCAGATATTACTCTGAGGATGAAGAAATTCCACTAAACAATTCTGAACTAAAAATAATATCTAACCGCAGATTAGGAATACTGAAAGGCAGAATAAAAAATAGACCGAAAGGACAATCAGCGAATAAAGTTTTTCGTCATGGCGGTTTATCTTTAATGGAAGTATTAACACCATGGTTGATAATTCAGAGGAGTTAGCTGAGGTAATGTATGGAAAAATATTTCGACAAATTTCTTGAAAACATAAAGCTAACTCAGTCCCAGAGGGAAGATGCTAAAACTAAATACGATGGAGTTTGTGAAAAACTTCATAACTATTATTATGAGGATACAGAATACAATGGTTCGACTAAATTATTAATAGGTTCTTATGGAAAAAAAACAAACATAAGACCCGCAAGGGATGTAGATGTGATATTTAAGATGCCAGATGAGAAATTTGATCAATACAATAATGCCTCAAATGGACAATCCAACCTTCTACAAAAAATTAGATCTATTTTAGAAGAGAAATATCCAAACACCGCGATTAAAGTATTTGAAAAAGTTGTTGTCGTAGAATTTTCTGAATCAAAACATAATGTTGAGTTGTTGCCAGCATTTGAACAGGAAGATAAAAAATTCAAAATCCCCAATTCATCACAATGTGGTTCCTGGGAAATATGGAATCCTAGGGCAGAAATAGATAAAATAAATACTTCAGATATAAGAAATGATGGTAGAACAAGAAGACTGGTTAGGATGATTAAAAAGTGGAGTGAAAGATGTTCAATAAATCTTAAGTCTTACATTATTGAAAACTTATCGATGAAATTTTTAGATGACAACAATTACAAATTCACTTATACTGATGTTATGTTATACGATTTCTTTGAGTTTCTTAAGAGCGAAGTTGACTCAAGAAATTTATCTTATGTTGAAACTGCGTGTAAAAGGGCGAAGAAGGCTATAGAATACAAACAAGCTGATAAAATAATAAAAGCAATTGCTCAATGGAAAAAAGTATTTGGTAATGATTTTCCAGGTCAGAAATTACTTAAAGAAGCTACAACAAGTGAAAAATATTATGCACCAAAAGAAGAATTTATTGAGGATTACTATCCGGTGGAATTAGACGAAAGTCAATACGTTAAAATAAACTGTAAAGTTACCCAAGATGGTTGGCGACCAGCATTACTCAGTAATTTAAGATTTTTACAAAAAAGGCTAAAGCTGCTCTTCTTTATCGAAGAAACAAATGTTGATGAACCATTTGATGTTATGTGGAAGGTTAGGAATTATGGTGATGAAGCCAAATCAAGTTGTGATTTGAGGGGGCAAATTTGGAGAGATGGTGGAAATAGAGAAAGAACTGAAAATACTAAATACTATGGTGATCACTATGTAGAGTGCTATATAATAAAAAATGATAAATGCATTACATACGATAAGTTAATAATCCCAATCAGAAATTAGGAACATTATGGATGACACAGCATATGAAATTGTAAAAGAATGTGAAAGAGAGGAGGAAAATTGTTTATACACATCGACTACTTTCTTTTACTGGTTAAAGTCTCTAAGAAGACTAAGAACATTTTTTATCATCACTCCACTACTCTTGGGTGGATTTTCAGGAGTTAAAATACTTACTTCATCAGAGATTGACTGGGTTAAGTATATAGTTGGGATATCTGCACTACTTGCCGGCATTATTCCTAGTATCTATTCGGCTCTTAAATTAGATCAAAAAATAGAACAAGTTGATTCAGCAGCATCAAACTACAAAATATTTCAAGGAAAATTTCGCAGATTAAAAAATATTGACTCGAAGACATCTGGTTTCAAAGACGAGTTTGATCAAGTTATAGAACAATACGAAGCTCTTAAATCTGCTAGTTTAACTCCACCAGAAAGATTTTTTGCTAGAGCAAAATCTAAAATCGATAGGGGTCACTATGATTTTTCAGTTGATATAAAAAATAATAATAAGTAAATCAAATATGCATTAAGGCAAATTATATGGCAAAGATCAAGCAACAAGATAACAAGGAAAAAGTAGGTACAATTCTCGATAAGAACATTGTTAAAAAAATTAAAGACCGCTCACATCGAGAAGGAAGATCTATTAGCGAAATTATCCAGGATGCAATTCTTAAATATGAAGAGATTGAGCCAACAAAGCTTGAACTGAGAAAAGCAGCGGTGGCAAGATTTTGCTCAAAGCCCTTTAATCTTAATCAGAATGAAATAGAAGAATTATTAACCGAGGATTACTACGAACAATGAATCTATTACAGATACCCCAACAACAGCCGGTAATAATAGATACGAATATTTTTGTCTATGCTGCACAACGTGACTCAAAACAGTGTATTAAGCTTTTAGAGAAATGTGCCACAGATGAAATGTTTGGAATTTTACCAACTCATATTCTCGCGGAACTCACTCATGTTTTGCTGCTTGCTGAAGCCAGAGATCTTGGTTTGATTAAAGGTTCTAATCCGGCAAAACAGCTTTCAGAAAATCCAAACAAGATAAAAGCATTAAACAGATATGAAGTTTTAATTCGTGACTTACTTTCTATCGGATTAAAACTCGAATCTTTACAAAGAGAAGATTTTTTAACTGCAATGTCATTGCAGAGGCAATATGGTTTACTCACAAACGATGCATTGTTTTTAGCAGTTGCAATAAGATTAAGAGTAACCGCTGTAGTTTCTGCCGATTCTGTTTTCAAAAATATTCAAGGAATTTTTCTGTATTCACCAGATGATATAAATGAATAATACAAAACGAGCTATAGAAGAATCATTTCCAATTGTTGAAATAAACAAACTTGCAGTTCCTGAACGTAATGCGTTCAAGCCTATTTACACTATGCATAAGTGGTTCGCCCGCAGATCTTCTTCTGTGTTCCGTGCTATACTGCTCGCAGCAATGAAACCTGCCGGGACTGATATTATG contains these protein-coding regions:
- a CDS encoding DUF3052 domain-containing protein; this translates as MKTTGYSKTSLAKKLGIKDNFNIRIINAPEYYFKLFSDLPIHLEINANRAGKKDFIHYFETSAETLNSTLPKLKKEIQPNGIIWISWYKKSAKKDTDITEDIIRDIALKNSMVDIKVCAIDEIWSGLKLVIRLKDRILKDGKL
- a CDS encoding type II toxin-antitoxin system VapC family toxin, with protein sequence MNLLQIPQQQPVIIDTNIFVYAAQRDSKQCIKLLEKCATDEMFGILPTHILAELTHVLLLAEARDLGLIKGSNPAKQLSENPNKIKALNRYEVLIRDLLSIGLKLESLQREDFLTAMSLQRQYGLLTNDALFLAVAIRLRVTAVVSADSVFKNIQGIFLYSPDDINE
- a CDS encoding SLATT domain-containing protein, with product MDDTAYEIVKECEREEENCLYTSTTFFYWLKSLRRLRTFFIITPLLLGGFSGVKILTSSEIDWVKYIVGISALLAGIIPSIYSALKLDQKIEQVDSAASNYKIFQGKFRRLKNIDSKTSGFKDEFDQVIEQYEALKSASLTPPERFFARAKSKIDRGHYDFSVDIKNNNK
- a CDS encoding phosphatase PAP2 family protein; the protein is MKTNFASVISIIGHPLLTLSIFAIIALFAYEEFQRAFLHSSFIVAGIFLPLAIKMYLNYKNGTYTNFDVSDKTQRQSWYGFAILILLIVTIILFATDQPRTLRLSVLFSLILVVTSQIVNYFIKSSLHVSFNIFLSFLIVPMNFIAGLLFLVFTILIAWARLTLKRHTIKEIIAGAFIGLIIGISSLLCIGKIANGQPFNIKIDYENIKIK